In one window of Vulpes vulpes isolate BD-2025 chromosome 1, VulVul3, whole genome shotgun sequence DNA:
- the POU3F2 gene encoding POU domain, class 3, transcription factor 2, producing the protein MATAASNHYSLLTSSASIVHAEPPGGMQQGAGGYREAQSLVQGDYGALQSNGHPLSHAHQWITALSHGGGGGGGGGGGGGGGGGGGGGDGSPWSTSPLGQPDIKPSVVVQQGGRGDELHGPGALQQQHQQQQQQQQQQQQQQQQQQQQPRPPHLVHHAANHHPGPGAWRSAAAAAHLPPSMGASNGGLLYSQPSFTVNGMLGAGGQPAGLHHHGLRDAHDEPHHADHHPHPHSHPHQQPPPPPPPQGPPGHPGAHHDPHSDEDTPTSDDLEQFAKQFKQRRIKLGFTQADVGLALGTLYGNVFSQTTICRFEALQLSFKNMCKLKPLLNKWLEEADSSSGSPTSIDKIAAQGRKRKKRTSIEVSVKGALESHFLKCPKPSAQEITSLADSLQLEKEVVRVWFCNRRQKEKRMTPPGGTLPGAEDVYGGSRDTPPHHGVQTPVQ; encoded by the coding sequence ATGGCGACCGCAGCGTCTAACCACTACAGCCTGCTCACCTCCAGCGCCTCCATCGTGCACGCCGAGCCGCCGGGCGGCATGCAGCAGGGCGCGGGGGGCTACCGCGAGGCtcagagcctggtgcagggcgaCTACGGCGCGCTGCAGAGCAACGGGCACCCGCTCAGCCACGCTCACCAGTGGATCACCGCGCTGTCCcacggcggcggcgggggcggcggcggcggcggcggcgggggcgggggcggcggcgggggcggcggcgacGGCTCCCCGTGGTCCACCAGCCCCCTGGGCCAGCCGGACATCAAGCCCTCCGTGGTGGTGCAGCAGGGCGGCCGCGGCGACGAGCTGCACGGGCCGGGCGccctgcagcagcagcaccagcagcagcagcagcagcagcagcaacagcagcagcagcagcagcagcagcagcagcagccgcggCCGCCGCATCTGGTGCACCACGCCGCCAACCACCACCCGGGGCCCGGGGCATGGCGgagcgccgcggccgccgcgcacCTCCCGCCCTCCATGGGGGCGTCCAACGGCGGCTTGCTCTACTCGCAGCCCAGCTTCACGGTGAACGGCATGCTGGGCGCCGGCGGGCAGCCGGCGGGGCTGCACCACCACGGCCTGCGGGACGCGCACGACGAGCCGCACCACGCCGACCACCACCCGCACCCGCACTCGCACCCGCAccagcagccgccgccgccgccgcccccgcagGGCCCGCCGGGCCACCCCGGCGCGCACCACGACCCGCACTCGGACGAGGACACGCCGACCTCGGATGACCTGGAGCAGTTCGCCAAGCAGTTCAAGCAGCGCCGGATCAAACTGGGATTTACCCAAGCGGACGTGGGGCTGGCGCTGGGCACCCTCTACGGCAACGTGTTCTCGCAGACCACCATCTGCAGGTTTGAGGCCCTGCAGCTGAGCTTCAAGAACATGTGCAAGCTGAAGCCTTTGTTGAACAAGTGGTTGGAGGAGGCGGACTCGTCCTCGGGCAGCCCCACGAGCATAGACAAGATCGCAGCGCAGGGGCGCAAGAGGAAAAAGCGGACCTCCATCGAGGTGAGCGTCAAGGGGGCTCTGGAGAGCCATTTCCTCAAATGCCCCAAGCCCTCGGCCCAGGAGATCACCTCCCTCGCGGACAGCTTACAGCTGGAGAAGGAGGTGGTGAGAGTTTGGTTTTGTAacaggagacagaaagagaaaaggatgaCCCCTCCCGGAGGGACTCTGCCGGGCGCCGAGGATGTGTACGGGGGGAGTAGGGACACGCCACCACACCACGGGGTGCAGACGCCCGTCCAGTGA